In Nitrospira sp., a single genomic region encodes these proteins:
- a CDS encoding NAD(P)/FAD-dependent oxidoreductase, translating to MTDRSGITRRDFLNGALLALGSTLLPPLALGNDLDRWLADDDYPPRRTGLRGNHPGAFETAHALAWTGKGDWGPVTEPDGADYDLVIVGAGISGLAAAWFYQQQQGPQARILLLENHDDFGGHAKRNEFVVDGQTRLSYGGSQTMQTPGRYSRTAVFLLRDLGVKLDRFVSAYDMTFFQRHALRPATFFEGKTYGKASVVPFTLTDVSWGVPGIARSTLSPEQAVERMPLASRAKEQLLRILTGGDGALDRITAEARFSYARATPYFTFLREQLLVDDPDVFRMLRSLPAEYTGQGADTLSTLEALALGLPGITERAIADRTPTRSGPVTPDESEPYIHHFPDGNASIARLLVRRLIPRVAPGATMDDVILAPFDYGRLDRPDSAVRLRLNSTVVHVAHEGTPHQADRVLVTYVLKNRTYRVRTKHCVLACYNIMIPHLVPELPQEQKDALRQAAKAPLVYTAVSLRNWRAIRELGLGAAECPGSFHQSVLLDYPIRMGGYGSSDDPAHPMILTMIHVPLADQYGTPPREQFRQGRVKLFSMPFAQFETAVKEHLDGMLGPGGFDADRDIQAITVNRWAHGYTYQGSALYDPDVTGERGPHVVGRRSLGRITIANSDAGARAYMDAAIDQAWRAVQELPGSS from the coding sequence ATGACCGATCGTTCCGGAATCACCCGCCGAGACTTTTTGAATGGAGCCCTCCTCGCGCTGGGTTCTACGTTGTTGCCGCCGTTGGCGCTGGGGAATGACCTCGACCGATGGCTGGCGGACGACGACTATCCGCCCAGACGTACGGGACTGCGAGGCAACCATCCGGGAGCATTCGAAACGGCCCATGCACTCGCCTGGACCGGAAAGGGCGACTGGGGACCGGTGACGGAACCCGATGGAGCAGACTATGACCTGGTGATCGTCGGCGCGGGGATCAGCGGGCTTGCGGCGGCCTGGTTCTATCAGCAGCAACAGGGTCCGCAGGCCAGGATTCTCCTGCTCGAAAACCACGATGATTTCGGCGGACATGCCAAACGGAACGAGTTCGTCGTCGACGGACAGACCCGCCTCTCATACGGAGGCTCACAGACGATGCAGACCCCCGGCCGGTACAGCCGCACCGCCGTCTTCCTCCTGCGAGACCTCGGGGTGAAACTCGACCGGTTCGTGTCGGCATACGACATGACGTTTTTCCAGCGTCACGCCCTTCGCCCCGCCACCTTCTTCGAGGGCAAGACCTACGGCAAGGCGTCGGTGGTTCCCTTCACCTTGACCGATGTGAGTTGGGGAGTTCCCGGCATTGCGCGTTCCACACTGTCGCCAGAGCAGGCCGTCGAGCGGATGCCGCTGGCATCACGCGCGAAGGAGCAGCTCCTGCGGATCTTGACCGGCGGCGACGGGGCGTTGGACCGGATCACCGCGGAGGCCCGGTTCAGCTATGCCCGCGCCACGCCCTATTTCACGTTTCTTCGCGAGCAGCTCCTGGTGGACGATCCGGACGTGTTCCGTATGCTTCGCAGCCTGCCGGCCGAATACACCGGCCAAGGGGCCGATACGTTATCGACCCTGGAAGCGCTTGCGCTCGGGTTGCCCGGGATCACGGAGCGGGCGATCGCCGATCGGACGCCCACAAGATCAGGACCTGTCACGCCGGATGAGTCGGAGCCCTACATCCATCACTTCCCTGACGGCAACGCCTCGATCGCTCGGCTTCTGGTCCGACGATTGATTCCGCGCGTCGCCCCCGGCGCGACGATGGACGATGTGATTCTGGCTCCGTTCGACTACGGCCGGCTCGACCGCCCCGACTCCGCTGTCCGACTCCGATTGAACAGCACGGTCGTCCACGTCGCTCACGAAGGGACTCCGCATCAGGCGGACCGCGTGTTGGTCACCTATGTGCTCAAGAACCGCACCTATCGCGTCCGGACCAAACATTGCGTGCTGGCCTGCTACAACATCATGATTCCGCACCTGGTTCCGGAGCTGCCGCAGGAGCAGAAAGACGCGCTCCGGCAGGCCGCGAAGGCTCCCTTGGTGTACACCGCCGTCTCGCTCAGAAACTGGCGCGCCATCCGTGAACTGGGTCTCGGAGCGGCCGAGTGCCCGGGAAGCTTTCATCAGTCGGTGCTGCTGGATTATCCGATACGGATGGGCGGCTACGGATCGTCGGATGATCCGGCGCATCCGATGATCCTGACGATGATCCATGTGCCGCTCGCGGATCAATACGGCACTCCGCCGCGCGAGCAGTTCCGGCAAGGCCGCGTCAAACTCTTCAGCATGCCCTTCGCGCAATTCGAAACCGCCGTCAAGGAGCATCTCGACGGCATGTTGGGACCGGGCGGATTCGATGCGGACCGCGATATTCAGGCCATCACGGTGAACCGGTGGGCCCATGGCTATACGTACCAAGGCAGCGCACTCTACGACCCGGATGTGACGGGGGAACGCGGCCCGCACGTCGTGGGACGGCGCTCGCTGGGGCGCATCACGATCGCCAATTCGGACGCCGGAGCCAGAGCCTATATGGATGCGGCGATCGACCAGGCCTGGCGGGCGGTCCAGGAACTGCCCGGCTCCTCGTAA
- a CDS encoding Spy/CpxP family protein refolding chaperone, translating to MKPATSLMLGLALGSALIGSSVAWADGGDRCAGKTHQMSYHQGGHRHGGFAPHLFKHLLKNREELRLTDEQVAKLRTIALDADRARIRAEADVMVSERELRSMMWDDTTQLPAIEAKIKEGEAYKAAARIIGIKAARELIGVLTPEQQAKQKTLWKQYRHHRHQGAEADQPPSLSSGIGGGTGASVVEESAPMGGPSAG from the coding sequence ATGAAACCGGCTACGTCGTTGATGCTGGGGTTGGCATTGGGCAGCGCCCTGATCGGTTCGTCGGTGGCCTGGGCCGACGGGGGAGACCGCTGCGCGGGCAAGACTCATCAGATGTCCTATCATCAGGGCGGCCATCGGCATGGAGGGTTCGCGCCCCATCTGTTCAAGCATCTCCTGAAGAACAGGGAGGAACTGCGGCTTACCGACGAGCAAGTCGCGAAACTGCGGACGATCGCCCTGGATGCGGATCGGGCTCGGATCAGGGCGGAGGCCGATGTGATGGTCAGTGAGCGGGAACTTCGTTCCATGATGTGGGATGATACAACGCAGCTGCCGGCGATCGAGGCCAAGATCAAGGAAGGGGAGGCGTACAAGGCCGCCGCTCGGATCATAGGGATCAAGGCCGCACGGGAACTCATCGGCGTCCTGACGCCGGAGCAGCAGGCCAAACAGAAAACCTTGTGGAAACAGTACCGGCATCACCGCCATCAAGGCGCAGAGGCGGATCAGCCTCCGAGCCTCTCATCGGGAATCGGAGGCGGGACGGGGGCTTCGGTGGTCGAAGAGAGCGCGCCGATGGGCGGACCGTCCGCGGGATAA
- a CDS encoding RNA polymerase sigma factor, protein MMGDCFPATTALSWSELRLPMADESLTVSETAPEDRDLLRRIREGDTERFAELISRYQQHVVRIVTRRVPADEVETTVHDVFVRAYFGLAQFSDSVSFDHWLAGIAVRTCYDFWRSRRRGEWPVSALTDAHHRWIEQALAAASDEEFKDHARRGEAAEVLRWALGRLSPEHRAVLTLVHLEGRSVREAAELLGWSTVNVKVRAFRARRAIRDILNKSSRGGI, encoded by the coding sequence ATGATGGGCGACTGTTTCCCTGCGACCACCGCGCTGTCGTGGTCGGAACTCCGCCTGCCGATGGCTGATGAGTCGTTGACCGTTTCCGAGACTGCCCCGGAAGACCGCGACCTCCTGCGGCGGATCCGAGAGGGGGACACCGAGCGTTTTGCGGAACTGATCAGCCGATATCAGCAGCACGTCGTCCGGATCGTCACCCGGCGGGTGCCGGCTGACGAGGTCGAGACGACGGTTCACGACGTGTTCGTCCGGGCCTATTTCGGGCTCGCGCAGTTTTCGGACTCCGTCTCGTTCGATCACTGGCTGGCGGGCATCGCGGTCCGGACCTGCTACGACTTCTGGCGATCGAGGCGTCGGGGCGAATGGCCCGTGAGCGCGCTGACCGACGCGCATCACCGCTGGATCGAGCAGGCACTCGCCGCCGCTTCCGACGAGGAGTTCAAGGACCATGCAAGGAGAGGAGAAGCGGCAGAGGTGCTGCGCTGGGCCTTGGGACGTCTGTCGCCGGAGCATCGAGCCGTCCTCACTCTGGTTCACCTCGAAGGCCGTTCCGTACGCGAGGCGGCGGAGCTGCTGGGCTGGAGTACGGTCAACGTCAAGGTCCGGGCCTTTCGGGCCAGGCGGGCGATTCGCGATATTCTGAACAAGAGCTCGCGAGGGGGTATCTGA
- a CDS encoding MdtA/MuxA family multidrug efflux RND transporter periplasmic adaptor subunit: MAEPIPFARMLKRWLLGLTAACLLALGGYALLAKSGEEPSRAGQMPGAARTLPVLVVPARTGDIGIYLNGLGSVVPLNTVNVKSRVDGQLMQVLFREGQLVRSGELLAQIDPRPFEVQLSQAEGQMARDLAQLKNAKLDLERYKGLVKQGYIPKQQLDTQEAMVRQLEGVVKADQSQIDNAKLQLAYSRITAPISGRVGLRLVDPGNMVRANDTNGLLVITQLTPITVVFTIPEDSLPPVLERLNAGRQLAVDAFDREQKKKLASGTLLTVDNQIDPNTGTVRLKAVFANEDGSLFPNQFVNARLLLDVKHGVTIVPAVAVQRGAKGTFVYVVKEDRTVAVRTVALGTTYGEDASIDSGLAPDELVVVDGTEKLREGSKVEVRNRNEPPAAVSPPSGPEKPQRER, from the coding sequence ATGGCGGAACCGATTCCATTTGCGAGGATGCTGAAGCGCTGGCTCCTCGGCCTGACCGCGGCCTGCCTGCTGGCGCTGGGAGGCTACGCGCTGCTGGCCAAGTCCGGCGAAGAGCCCTCGCGCGCCGGCCAGATGCCCGGTGCCGCGCGGACGCTTCCCGTGCTCGTCGTCCCGGCGCGCACGGGCGACATCGGCATCTACCTCAACGGGCTCGGGTCTGTGGTGCCGCTGAATACGGTCAACGTCAAGAGTCGCGTCGATGGGCAGCTCATGCAGGTGCTCTTTCGAGAGGGACAGCTCGTCCGGTCGGGCGAGCTTCTGGCCCAAATCGACCCTCGTCCCTTCGAGGTGCAACTCAGCCAGGCCGAAGGGCAGATGGCGCGCGATCTGGCGCAGTTGAAGAACGCCAAGCTCGATCTGGAACGGTACAAGGGCCTGGTCAAGCAGGGTTATATCCCGAAGCAGCAATTGGATACGCAGGAAGCGATGGTGCGGCAGCTGGAAGGCGTCGTCAAGGCCGATCAAAGCCAGATCGACAACGCCAAACTCCAGCTGGCCTACAGCCGCATCACGGCGCCCATCAGCGGGCGCGTAGGATTGCGGCTGGTGGATCCGGGCAACATGGTGCGCGCCAACGACACGAACGGCCTGCTGGTGATCACGCAGCTCACGCCGATCACCGTGGTTTTTACCATTCCGGAGGACAGCCTTCCTCCGGTCCTTGAACGGCTCAACGCCGGCCGGCAACTTGCCGTCGACGCATTCGATCGGGAGCAGAAGAAGAAGTTGGCGTCTGGGACCCTGCTCACGGTCGACAATCAAATCGACCCGAATACGGGAACGGTGCGCCTGAAGGCGGTGTTCGCAAACGAGGACGGCTCCCTGTTCCCCAATCAGTTCGTCAATGCGCGGCTCTTGCTGGACGTGAAACACGGAGTCACGATCGTGCCGGCCGTGGCGGTCCAGCGTGGCGCCAAGGGCACGTTCGTCTATGTGGTGAAGGAAGACCGGACGGTCGCGGTTCGAACGGTGGCCCTCGGCACGACCTACGGTGAGGACGCATCGATCGATTCCGGACTGGCCCCCGACGAGCTGGTCGTGGTGGACGGTACAGAAAAGCTCCGCGAAGGCAGCAAGGTCGAGGTGCGGAACCGGAACGAGCCGCCGGCTGCTGTCTCGCCGCCGTCCGGACCGGAGAAGCCGCAGCGGGAACGATAA
- a CDS encoding MdtB/MuxB family multidrug efflux RND transporter permease subunit: MNPSRLFILRPVATALLMVAILLGGALAYRQLPVAALPQIDYPTIQVLTFYPGASPDVMASSVTAPLERQFGQMPGLNQMTSTSSGGSSVITLQFALDLELDVAEQQVQAAINAASTFLPRDLPNPPVYSKVNPADAPILTLAMTSATLALSQVQDLAETRFAQKISQLSGVGLVSISGGQRPAVRIRANPRALSAYGLTLEDLRQTVAAANVNQAKGAFDGPRRASIINATDQLLSSGEYRPLIVAYRNGAPVHLSDVAEVIDGVEDVKQAAWLNENPAILVNIQRQPGANVIEVADRIKKLLPQLQSALPSSVHVTVLTDRTVSIRASVHDVQFELMLAVALVILVIFLFLRTLSGTVIPAAAVPLSLVGTFGAMYLLGFSLNNLTLMALTISTGFVVDDAIVMIENISRYIERGDSPLQAALKGSQQIAFTILSLSISLIAVLIPLLFMGDVVGRLFREFAVTLSMTIVISAVVSLTLTPMMCARLLRRQRESEQSTFYRKSQELFDRTIEAYGRTLRWVLSRQSATLAVAVGTLAVTVLLYIVVPKGFFPVQDTGVILGISEAAQSISFSAMVERQQELARVILSDPAVAALSSFIGVDGTNTTLNSGRIHINLKPLSERRLSAQDVIRRLQAQTAGIEGMALFMQPVQDLTVEDRVSRTQYQYTLEDADTEELLEWAPTLLEALQTLPELRDVSSDQQDGGLASLIVIDRSTASRLGIAPQLIVDTLYDAFGQRQVSTMYTQLNQHRVVLEVMPEFQSGPQALQFLDIRSLTGGQVPLSVFTQVSETTTPLAISRQGQFPAVTLSFNLAPDTSLGGAVTAIEETARAIALPRSIKGSFQGTARAFQSSLANQTWLILAALVTVYIVLGILYESYIHPLTILSTLPSAGVGALLALMLFRTEFSVIALIGIILLIGIVKKNAIMMIDFALEAERTDGKPPATAIYEACLLRFRPIMMTTMAALLGALPLAVGSGAGSELRRPLGIAIIGGLIVSQALTLYTTPVVYLAFDRLARRVRSRRAAVPRSEAVTSETP; the protein is encoded by the coding sequence GTGAATCCGTCGCGCCTCTTCATCCTGCGGCCGGTGGCCACCGCCCTCCTCATGGTCGCCATCTTGCTGGGAGGCGCCCTGGCCTACCGCCAGTTACCGGTTGCGGCCCTTCCTCAAATCGACTACCCGACGATTCAGGTCTTGACGTTTTACCCGGGGGCCAGTCCAGACGTCATGGCGTCTTCGGTGACGGCACCGCTCGAGCGACAGTTCGGGCAAATGCCCGGCCTGAATCAGATGACCTCGACGAGCTCCGGCGGGAGTTCGGTCATCACGCTCCAGTTCGCGCTGGATCTCGAGCTCGACGTCGCCGAGCAGCAGGTCCAGGCTGCCATCAATGCGGCCTCCACGTTTCTCCCCCGCGATCTGCCGAATCCGCCGGTGTACAGCAAAGTGAATCCGGCCGATGCGCCGATCCTGACGTTGGCCATGACGTCGGCGACGTTGGCGTTGTCGCAGGTGCAGGATCTGGCGGAAACGCGGTTCGCCCAGAAGATCTCGCAGCTGTCCGGGGTGGGACTGGTGAGCATCAGCGGTGGCCAACGGCCGGCCGTGCGGATCCGGGCCAACCCCAGGGCGCTGTCGGCCTATGGGCTGACCCTGGAAGATCTCCGCCAGACGGTCGCCGCGGCCAACGTCAATCAGGCGAAAGGAGCGTTCGACGGCCCGCGCCGGGCCTCCATCATCAACGCGACCGACCAACTTTTGTCGAGCGGCGAGTATCGCCCGCTGATCGTCGCCTATCGCAACGGCGCGCCGGTTCATCTCTCCGACGTGGCGGAGGTCATCGACGGTGTGGAAGACGTCAAGCAGGCGGCGTGGCTGAACGAGAACCCGGCCATTCTCGTCAACATCCAGCGCCAACCCGGGGCGAACGTCATCGAGGTGGCGGACCGCATCAAGAAGCTGCTGCCCCAGCTCCAGAGCGCGCTGCCGTCCTCCGTTCACGTCACCGTCCTGACCGACCGGACCGTGTCCATCCGGGCCTCGGTGCACGATGTCCAGTTCGAGTTGATGCTCGCCGTCGCGCTCGTGATTCTCGTCATCTTCTTGTTTCTGCGGACGCTCTCCGGCACCGTCATCCCCGCGGCGGCCGTCCCGTTGTCGCTGGTCGGCACGTTCGGGGCGATGTACCTCCTCGGATTCAGTCTCAACAACCTGACCTTGATGGCGCTCACGATTTCGACGGGATTCGTCGTCGACGACGCGATCGTCATGATCGAAAACATCTCCCGCTACATCGAGCGGGGCGATTCGCCGCTTCAGGCGGCGCTGAAGGGCTCGCAGCAGATCGCCTTCACGATTCTGTCGCTGTCGATTTCGCTCATCGCCGTGTTGATTCCGCTCCTGTTCATGGGAGACGTAGTCGGCCGGCTGTTCCGGGAGTTTGCCGTCACACTGAGCATGACGATCGTCATCTCCGCCGTCGTCTCGCTCACGCTGACACCGATGATGTGCGCCAGACTGCTCCGGCGCCAACGCGAGTCGGAACAGAGCACGTTCTACCGCAAGTCGCAGGAGCTGTTCGATCGAACGATCGAGGCCTATGGGCGCACCTTGCGCTGGGTGTTGAGCCGTCAATCGGCCACCTTGGCCGTCGCAGTCGGCACGCTCGCCGTCACCGTCCTGTTGTACATCGTCGTGCCCAAGGGTTTCTTTCCGGTGCAGGACACCGGGGTGATCCTCGGCATTTCCGAGGCGGCCCAGTCGATCTCCTTCAGCGCGATGGTGGAGCGACAGCAGGAACTGGCGAGGGTCATCCTCTCGGATCCGGCGGTTGCCGCCCTCTCGTCCTTCATCGGCGTGGACGGCACGAATACGACCCTCAACAGCGGCCGGATCCATATCAACTTGAAACCGCTGTCGGAACGCCGGCTCTCTGCGCAGGACGTCATCCGCCGCCTACAGGCGCAGACGGCGGGCATCGAGGGCATGGCGCTATTCATGCAGCCTGTTCAGGACCTCACGGTCGAGGATCGGGTGAGCCGCACCCAATACCAGTACACGTTGGAGGACGCGGACACGGAGGAGTTGCTCGAATGGGCTCCGACGTTGTTGGAGGCGTTGCAGACGTTGCCCGAACTGCGTGACGTGAGCAGCGACCAGCAGGATGGAGGCCTTGCTTCCCTGATCGTCATCGACCGGAGCACGGCGTCCCGTCTCGGCATCGCGCCGCAGCTGATCGTCGATACCCTCTACGACGCGTTCGGGCAGCGTCAGGTGTCCACGATGTATACGCAGTTGAATCAGCATCGGGTCGTGCTGGAGGTCATGCCGGAATTTCAAAGCGGTCCGCAGGCGCTTCAGTTTCTCGACATCCGCTCCCTGACCGGCGGACAGGTCCCGCTGAGCGTGTTCACCCAGGTCTCGGAGACCACCACGCCGTTGGCCATCAGCCGGCAAGGGCAATTTCCCGCCGTCACCCTGTCGTTCAATCTGGCGCCGGATACGTCTCTGGGCGGGGCCGTGACCGCCATCGAAGAGACGGCCCGGGCCATCGCCCTGCCGAGGAGCATCAAAGGAAGCTTTCAGGGAACCGCCCGCGCGTTCCAGAGCTCCTTAGCGAATCAGACCTGGCTGATCCTGGCCGCGCTCGTCACCGTCTATATCGTGCTCGGCATCCTGTACGAAAGCTACATCCACCCCTTGACCATCCTGTCGACCTTGCCGTCCGCAGGTGTCGGCGCGCTGCTGGCGCTCATGCTGTTCCGGACGGAATTCAGCGTCATCGCGCTGATCGGCATCATTCTGCTGATCGGCATCGTGAAAAAGAATGCGATCATGATGATCGACTTCGCGTTGGAGGCGGAACGAACGGACGGCAAGCCGCCCGCGACGGCGATCTACGAGGCCTGTCTGCTGCGATTCCGGCCGATCATGATGACGACCATGGCCGCCCTGTTGGGGGCGTTACCGCTGGCCGTCGGATCGGGCGCCGGTTCGGAGCTCCGGCGACCTCTCGGTATCGCGATCATCGGGGGGTTGATTGTGAGCCAAGCGCTGACCCTGTACACCACGCCGGTCGTGTATCTGGCCTTCGACCGGCTGGCGCGCCGCGTTCGATCCCGCCGCGCCGCGGTACCCCGCTCCGAGGCCGTCACCTCCGAGACCCCATGA
- a CDS encoding multidrug efflux RND transporter permease subunit, translated as MNLSAVCIERPVATTLLTVGATLLGLVAFRFLPVAALPVVEFPTINVSATLPGASPETMATSVAAPLEHQFTRIAGVTEMTSTSTLGSSSITLQFELSRDIDGAARDVQAAIMAARSELPPDLPRRPTYRKINPADAPILILSLTSDLVSRGRMYDVASSILQQKLSQIDGVGQVYVGGGSLPAVRVDLNPTALNKYGIGLGDVRQLLSSTNVNRPKGQLSDGTRTWEVRTNDQLHAAEDYLPLIVSYRSGRAVRLSDVATVDQSVEDLRTIGVANGIPAVLIIINRQPGANIIETVDRINAMMPQLQASVPGSMTLSVVVDRTPVIRASLHDVERTLLISVALVILVVFLFLRNIRATLIPCVVVPVSLITTFAVMYLFGYSLDNLSLMALTIATGFVVDDAIVVLENISRYREQGMRPFQAAIRGAREITFTVLSMTLSLVAVFVPILFMGGMMGRLFREFAVTLTVAILVSLVVSLTTTPMMSARILRPEAGASHGRFYRLAERAFDAMRDGYAGSLAWVLRHPRGMLVLTLATMALSVYLYTVVPKGFFPQQDTGRMFGNIQAAQDISFQAMRQKLTEVVDIVKSDPAVDTVTGFSGGGGNTNAGRMFIGLKPLHERRIAVDQVIARLRPKLAVVPGAPTVLQAIQDLRIGGRASSAQYQYTLQSVDLAELNTWAPRVEHRLRTLTEIVDVNSDQQDKGLQSLVVFDRGTASRLGLSPQLIDDTLYDAFGQRQVSILYTPLNQYHVVMEVAPQYWQDPSTLHDIHVRSPSGTQVPLSAVARFEPTNTLLLVNHHGQFPGVTLSFNMAPGVSLGQAVGAIEQAIGELGLPAGVRGSFQGAAKAFQASVENQPVLILAALLTMYIVLGILYESYIHPLTILSTLPSAGVGALLALLLFKTELSMIALIGIMLLIGIVKKNAIMMIDFALDAERKERKQPEEAIFEACLLRFRPIMMTTMAALFGALPLALGTGVGSELRRPLGIAIVGGLLVSQLLTLYTTPVIYLYLDRLRLRVARLRARRPEAGPLPQ; from the coding sequence ATGAACCTCTCCGCCGTCTGCATCGAACGTCCCGTCGCCACGACGTTGCTGACCGTCGGAGCGACGCTTCTGGGCCTCGTGGCGTTTCGGTTTCTTCCGGTCGCGGCATTGCCGGTAGTCGAGTTTCCCACGATCAATGTGTCGGCGACCCTGCCGGGCGCCAGTCCGGAGACCATGGCCACATCGGTGGCGGCGCCGCTCGAGCATCAGTTCACCCGCATCGCGGGTGTGACCGAGATGACGTCCACGAGCACGCTGGGCTCGTCGAGCATCACGCTGCAGTTCGAACTCAGCCGCGACATCGACGGTGCCGCGCGGGACGTGCAGGCCGCGATCATGGCGGCCCGCAGCGAGCTGCCGCCCGATCTGCCGCGCCGGCCCACCTACCGAAAAATCAATCCGGCCGACGCACCGATCCTCATCCTTTCTCTGACGTCGGATCTCGTGAGCCGGGGCCGTATGTACGACGTGGCCTCCAGCATCCTGCAGCAGAAGCTCTCGCAGATCGACGGCGTGGGACAGGTCTACGTCGGCGGCGGCTCGCTCCCCGCCGTGCGGGTCGATCTGAATCCTACGGCCTTGAATAAGTATGGGATCGGCCTGGGCGATGTCCGGCAGCTGCTGAGCAGCACAAACGTGAACCGGCCGAAAGGGCAGCTCTCGGACGGCACGAGAACGTGGGAAGTCCGGACGAACGACCAGCTGCACGCCGCGGAAGATTATCTGCCCTTGATCGTGAGCTATCGGTCGGGGCGCGCCGTCCGGCTTTCGGATGTTGCCACGGTCGATCAGTCGGTCGAGGATCTGCGGACCATCGGAGTGGCGAACGGCATTCCCGCGGTCTTGATCATCATCAATCGGCAGCCGGGGGCCAACATCATCGAAACCGTCGACCGGATCAACGCGATGATGCCGCAGCTGCAGGCCTCCGTCCCCGGCAGCATGACCCTCTCGGTCGTCGTGGATCGCACGCCGGTAATCCGCGCTTCCCTGCACGACGTCGAACGGACGCTCCTTATCTCAGTGGCATTGGTAATCCTGGTCGTGTTCCTCTTCCTTCGGAACATCCGCGCCACGCTGATTCCCTGCGTCGTCGTGCCGGTGTCGCTGATCACGACCTTCGCCGTGATGTACCTGTTCGGGTACAGCCTCGACAACCTCTCGTTGATGGCCCTGACCATCGCCACCGGGTTCGTGGTCGACGACGCGATCGTCGTGCTGGAGAACATCAGCCGGTACCGCGAGCAGGGGATGCGGCCCTTTCAGGCGGCCATCCGCGGCGCGCGGGAGATCACCTTCACCGTCCTGTCGATGACGCTCTCGCTGGTCGCGGTCTTCGTGCCGATCCTCTTTATGGGCGGCATGATGGGACGATTGTTCCGTGAATTTGCCGTCACACTCACCGTCGCCATCCTCGTCTCCCTGGTGGTGTCCCTCACGACCACCCCCATGATGTCCGCCAGGATCTTGCGGCCGGAGGCCGGCGCGTCGCACGGGCGCTTCTACCGGCTCGCTGAGCGGGCCTTCGACGCCATGCGCGACGGGTACGCCGGCAGCTTGGCCTGGGTGCTCCGGCACCCCCGCGGCATGTTGGTGCTCACGCTGGCGACCATGGCGCTGAGCGTCTACCTCTACACGGTTGTACCGAAGGGCTTTTTCCCTCAGCAGGACACGGGGCGTATGTTCGGGAACATCCAAGCCGCGCAGGATATTTCGTTCCAGGCGATGCGCCAGAAGCTGACCGAGGTGGTCGACATCGTCAAGAGCGATCCGGCGGTCGACACTGTGACCGGATTCAGCGGAGGCGGCGGCAACACGAATGCGGGACGGATGTTCATCGGGTTGAAGCCGCTCCATGAACGGCGGATCGCCGTGGACCAGGTGATCGCGCGGCTGCGGCCCAAACTGGCCGTCGTGCCCGGTGCGCCGACGGTGCTGCAGGCGATTCAGGATCTCAGGATCGGCGGGCGGGCCAGCAGCGCCCAGTATCAGTACACCCTCCAGAGCGTCGATCTGGCGGAGTTGAACACCTGGGCGCCTCGAGTGGAGCACCGATTGCGCACGCTCACCGAGATCGTGGATGTGAACAGCGATCAACAGGACAAGGGCCTGCAATCGCTGGTGGTCTTCGACCGGGGCACCGCGTCCAGGCTCGGGCTCAGCCCGCAGTTGATCGACGACACGCTCTATGACGCGTTCGGGCAGCGCCAGGTGTCCATCCTGTACACTCCGCTCAATCAGTACCACGTGGTGATGGAAGTCGCACCGCAGTATTGGCAGGATCCCTCGACGCTCCACGACATCCATGTGCGATCTCCGTCGGGCACGCAGGTTCCGCTGAGCGCCGTCGCGCGGTTTGAGCCGACGAACACCTTGCTCCTGGTGAACCATCACGGGCAATTCCCCGGCGTCACGCTGTCGTTCAACATGGCGCCCGGCGTGTCGCTTGGGCAAGCCGTGGGGGCGATCGAGCAAGCGATCGGCGAGTTGGGCCTGCCGGCCGGCGTCCGGGGCAGTTTCCAGGGAGCGGCGAAAGCCTTTCAAGCTTCGGTCGAGAACCAGCCGGTGCTCATCCTGGCGGCGCTGCTGACGATGTACATCGTGTTGGGGATTCTCTATGAGAGCTACATCCATCCGCTGACGATTCTCTCGACGCTGCCTTCGGCCGGTGTCGGCGCCTTGCTCGCATTGCTGCTGTTCAAGACCGAGCTCAGCATGATCGCGCTGATCGGCATCATGCTGCTGATCGGCATCGTGAAAAAGAACGCCATCATGATGATCGATTTTGCGCTGGACGCGGAACGGAAGGAGCGCAAGCAGCCGGAAGAGGCCATCTTTGAAGCCTGTCTGCTTCGCTTCCGCCCCATCATGATGACGACGATGGCGGCCCTCTTCGGAGCCTTGCCGTTGGCGCTCGGCACGGGGGTGGGGTCGGAATTGCGCCGGCCGCTCGGCATCGCCATCGTCGGCGGCCTGCTGGTCAGTCAACTGCTGACCCTGTACACCACGCCCGTCATCTATTTGTATCTGGATCGCCTGCGGTTGCGCGTCGCACGGCTGCGCGCGAGACGTCCGGAGGCCGGGCCCCTGCCGCAGTAA